A stretch of Porites lutea chromosome 5, jaPorLute2.1, whole genome shotgun sequence DNA encodes these proteins:
- the LOC140939068 gene encoding uncharacterized protein, with translation MVNGRYRSQEKKNGKPKFEFGFFSSLAAVINSGEFWRCIRWCDRGSTLLITSPVLFERDVLQNKHQEQLPNVKDFPSFVDALVKMGFEKVLSERLSNVQKFRHPCFRKDEEIPRRAAEKRVELKRKMQIECQKRSTPVEKEKLTRRVAQSLNSSNDSARRAAKRKRNAEYSSDLSASVKKRKNGEDFPSIVSTNRDKLAQRMRRMDTAEEVTAAQALLSLSMPVLLLSNYTAVELVAAQSLLDLSKSCAVRQQRSVRELESGEALLELFKSPCWKLFRHPM, from the coding sequence ATGGTTAATGGCAGATACAGAAGTCAAGAGAAGAAGAATGGCAAACCGAAGTTTGAATTTGGATTCTTTTCCTCACTTGCCGCTGTGATCAACTCTGGAGAATTCTGGCGTTGTATCAGATGGTGCGATAGAGGGAGCACGCTGTTAATAACCAGTCCAGTACTTTTTGAAAGAGACGTTCTGCAAAATAAGCACCAAGAACAGTTACCGAACGTTAAGGACTTTCCCAGTTTTGTTGATGCACTTGTGAAAATGGGATTTGAAAAGGTGTTGAGTGAAAGATTGTCAAACGTGCAAAAGTTCCGACATCCTTGTTTCAGGAAAGATGAAGAAATCCCTCGAAGAGCGGCTGAAAAAAGAGTGGaactcaaaagaaaaatgcaaatagAGTGTCAGAAAAGATCGACACCCGTAGAGAAGGAAAAGTTGACACGGAGGGTCGCGCAAAGCCTCAATTCGAGCAACGATAGCGCGAGAAGAGCTgcaaagagaaagagaaacgCTGAATACAGTAGCGACCTTTCTGCGTCtgtaaagaaaaggaagaatgGTGAGGATTTTCCCTCGATTGTGTCAACCAATCGTGACAAGCTAGCACAGCGAATGCGCAGAATGGACACCGCCGAGGAGGTAACCGCTGCCCAGGCACTGCTGAGTTTGTCAATGCCTGTTCTTTTGTTGTCGAATTATACTGCTGTAGAGCTTGTGGCCGCTCAAAGCCTGCTCGATCTTTCAAAGTCTTGTGCTGTACGACAACAAAGAAGTGTTCGAGAATTAGAATCTGGAGAAGCTTTACTGGAACTTTTCAAGTCACCTTGTTGGAAACTTTTCAGGCATCCAATGTGA